The following coding sequences are from one Musa acuminata AAA Group cultivar baxijiao chromosome BXJ1-6, Cavendish_Baxijiao_AAA, whole genome shotgun sequence window:
- the LOC103989530 gene encoding pentatricopeptide repeat-containing protein At3g57430, chloroplastic-like, whose product MTLQGLLRALGGARCLARGKLAHSKLIVSAFLPDIIVSNRVMIMYTKLGRIGDARTVFDHMPHKNVVSWTIMISAYSRLGLADDAIDSVRLMVSTGLDPNHYTYVGLLSACASAGSVRIGKEIHGRIYRVELGAMSVFVDNSLINFYAKCRMMILAQRVFDGATHRSLVSWGSILSGYVHCGENEKALRVFSLAMKEGVEVNEFMITSTLSACADLGDPLIAKKLHCLAIKTGNGSDQYVEAGIVDMYANCSKMDLAHQTFSELEEPGLATWAALIGGFTKHGQGEKALVLFKELLLSGLKPNEHIFPTALVACSSTGAVQVGRQIHSLIVKQGFKMSAHIGNAVMEFYAKCGLIKESSELFEYMEERDIVSWNSMVDCYVKQRDFEGARNCLKKMLVEGVNPDPYTYSSILNLCANLRGLGWGSQTHGKVIKFSLDSHVVVGSALIDMYAKCGRLKYADKIFNILAFKNLVSWNSILVGYAQHGFGSEALDIFRRMQEENVKPNDITFIGVLSACSHVGLVEEGQTHFQNMKDYDITPKIDHFACMVDLFARAGLIKMAYDFIRSMPVEPNKVIWRSLLSGCKTHGDLEIGMYAAKCTLELDPEDIAARVMLSGVCADIGLWDEKAGLREVVNQGSKKVPGSSWV is encoded by the coding sequence ATGACTCTCCAAGGCCTCCTCCGAGCGCTTGGCGGCGCTCGGTGCCTCGCCCGAGGGAAACTCGCCCACAGCAAACTGATCGTCTCAGCTTTCCTTCCCGATATCATCGTTAGCAACCGTGTCATGATAATGTATACCAAGCTCGGTCGCATTGGTGATGCTCGCACGGTGTTCGATCATATGCCCCATAAGAACGTCGTCTCGTGGACAATCATGATATCTGCGTATTCCAGATTAGGCCTTGCAGATGATGCTATCGATTCTGTTAGGTTGATGGTGTCGACAGGTTTGGATCCGAACCACTACACATATGTTGGTCTTCTTTCGGCTTGTGCCAGTGCTGGTTCCGTCAGGATCGGGAAGGAGATCCATGGACGGATTTATCGGGTCGAGCTGGGTGCTATGAGTGTTTTTGTTGATAATTCATTGATTAATTTTTATGCTAAGTGTCGTATGATGATCCTTGCACAAAGGGTATTTGATGGCGCTACTCATCGTAGTTTGGTTTCTTGGGGTTCAATTCTTTCAGGCTATGTCCATTGTGGAGAAAATGAGAAAGCTTTGAGGGTTTTCTCATTGGCAATGAAGGAGGGGGTTGAGGTTAATGAGTTCATGATCACAAGCACCCTGAGCGCCTGTGCTGACCTGGGGGATCCATTGATTGCGAAGAAACTGCATTGCCTTGCTATTAAGACTGGAAATGGATCTGACCAATATGTAGAAGCAggcattgttgatatgtacgccAACTGCAGCAAGATGGATTTGGCTCACCAAACTTTTTCTGAGCTAGAGGAGCCAGGTTTGGCAACTTGGGCTGCACTGATAGGGGGTTTCACAAAACATGgtcaaggggagaaagctttggtTCTCTTTAAAGAATTGCTCCTTTCTGGGTTGAAACCCAATGAGCACATTTTTCCTACTGCACTTGTTGCGTGTTCAAGCACAGGAGCAGTACAAGTAGGGAGGCAGATCCACTCATTAATTGTAAAACAGGGTTTTAAAATGTCTGCACATATTGGTAATGCAGTAATGGAATTCTATGCTAAATGTGGATTGATCAAGGAATCCTCCGAACTGTTTGAATATATGGAAGAAAGAGATATAGTATCATGGAACTCCATGGTTGACTGTTATGTCAAACAAAGGGATTTTGAAGGAGCAAGAAACTGTCTGAAAAAGATGTTGGTTGAAGGTGTAAATCCAGATCCGTACACCTATTCAAGTATTTTGAACCTTTGTGCTAATTTACGAGGGTTAGGGTGGGGATCTCAGACACACGGTAAGGTAATTAAGTTTTCACTTGACAGTCATGTAGTCGTGGGAAGTGCACTCATTGACATGTATGCAAAGTGTGGAAGATTGAAATATGCtgataaaattttcaatatattgGCATTTAAAAACTTAGTCTCCTGGAATAGCATCCTTGTTGGGTATGCACAACATGGCTTTGGGAGCGAAGCACTGGACATATTTAGAAGGATGCAAGAGGAAAATGTCAAACCTAATGACATAACATTCATCGGAGTTCTATCTGCTTGTAGTCATGTGGGTCTAGTGGAAGAAGGTCAGACTCATTTTCAAAATATGAAGGATTATGACATCACTCCAAAGATTGATCATTTTGCATGCATGGTGGATCTATTTGCCAGAGCTGGTTTGATAAAAATGGCTTATGACTTCATAAGAAGTATGCCCGTGGAACCAAATAAGGTCATATGGCGCAGTCTTCTGTCTGGATGTAAGACGCACGGAGACCTAGAGATTGGGATGTATGCAGCTAAATGCACTTTAGAGCTCGATCCCGAAGACATTGCAGCGCGTGTCATGTTGTCTGGGGTTTGTGCAGACATTGGTTTGTGGGATGAAAAAGCAGGATTGAGGGAGGTTGTTAATCAAGGATCGAAAAAAGTTCCAGGATCCAGTTGGGTTTAA
- the LOC135677105 gene encoding probable mitochondrial adenine nucleotide transporter BTL1, whose amino-acid sequence MDLEAEAHKKKRELLVLGLADAYGDEMAVPKELEVDKDAPAAVPLRLRVAMKNFFRSREAGEFVSGALAGAMTKAVLAPLETIRTRMVVGVGSKHISGSFLEIIEENGWQGLWAGNTVNMLRIIPTQAIELGTFECVKRTMTSVQENWKENGSPKIQIGHINLDLSFLCISPVAVGGAAAGIMSTLVCHPLEVLKDRLTVNRETYPSITLALSRIYKKDGIGGLYAGLSPTLIGMLPYSTCYYFMYDTMKNSYCQTKQKKSLNRPEMLIIGALAGLTASTISFPLEVARKRLMVGSLHGKCPPHMAAALSEVVREEGLMGLYRGWGASCLKVMPSSGITWMFYEAWKEILIVDRPHL is encoded by the exons ATGGATTTGGAGGCGGAGGCGCATAAGAAGAAGCGGGAGTTGCTGGTGCTGGGTTTGGCGGATGCGTACGGCGACGAGATGGCGGTGCCCAAGGAGCTCGAGGTCGACAAGGACGCCCCCGCCGCCGTCCCGCTCCGGCTCCGTGTCGCGATGAAG AACTTCTTTAGGAGTAGAGAAGCTGGTGAATTTGTCAGTGGAGCATTAGCTGGTGCCATGACTAAAGCTGTTCTTGCACCTCTAGAGACTATCAG AACAAGGATGGTGGTTGGAGTTGGATCCAAGCACATTTCTGGAAGTTTTCTAGAGATCATCGAAGAGAATGGTTGGCAAGGACTTTGGGCAGGAAATACTGTTAACATGCTCCGGATTATACCTACCCAGGCTATTGAACTTGGTACTTTTGAGTGTGTCAAGCGGACTATGACATCTGTACAAGAGAATTGGAAAGAGAATGGAAGCCCAAAGATACAGATTGGtcatatcaatctagatttgtccttCCTATGTATCTCTCCAGTTGCCGTCGGTGGTGCTGCTGCAGGCATTATGAGCACACTCGTTTGTCATCCTCTTGAAGTTCTTAAG GATCGTTTGACCGTGAACCGAGAAACCTACCCCAGCATTACCCTTGCTTTGAGTAGGATATATAAGAAAGATGGAATTGGTGGTCTGTATGCTGGCTTATCGCCTACATTAATTGGGATGCTTCCATACAgtacatgctactatttcatgtACGATACCATGAAGAACTCTTACTGCCAAACGAAGCAGAAGAAGTCACTGAACCGTCCAGAGATGCTGATTATCGGGGCTCTTGCTG GTTTAACTGCAAGCACCATCAGCTTTCCGCTGGAAGTTGCAAGAAAGCGGCTGATGGTTGGATCCCTGCACGGGAAATGTCCGCCCCACATGGCAGCAGCCCTGTCAGAGGTTGTCCGTGAGGAGGGCTTGATGGGTCTCTACCGAGGTTGGGGTGCAAGCTGTTTGAAAGTCATGCCTTCATCAGGCATCACATGGATGTTTTACGAAGCATGGAAGGAAATTTTGATTGTTGACAGACCTCACCTTTGA